In Salinirussus salinus, the following proteins share a genomic window:
- a CDS encoding sigma-70 region 4 domain-containing protein — MSRAQRPTWEQSEALDDRLGEPDTLRFPEDWTLSESWQRAQTERDRGGPINEAERMVYLEESDGPHRVTFALTGQTLRAECGCASGVYRGWCAHLASCWWRWVRGRLEVHHLDTGRIYRTPPAWLRLDDTDAPEVDGLTAAELDAYLTCDLGGVGVREYASESGRSPGTVGNLLRRAREKQGGRQ, encoded by the coding sequence ATGAGCCGGGCGCAACGCCCGACCTGGGAGCAGTCGGAGGCACTGGACGACCGCCTGGGCGAGCCCGACACGCTCCGGTTCCCCGAGGACTGGACGCTCTCGGAGAGCTGGCAGCGGGCCCAGACCGAGCGCGACCGCGGCGGCCCGATCAACGAGGCCGAACGCATGGTCTACCTGGAGGAGAGCGACGGCCCGCACCGAGTGACCTTCGCGCTCACCGGGCAGACGCTCCGCGCGGAGTGTGGCTGTGCCAGCGGCGTGTATCGCGGCTGGTGTGCCCACCTGGCGAGTTGCTGGTGGCGCTGGGTCCGCGGTCGCCTGGAGGTTCATCACCTCGACACGGGCCGCATCTACCGGACGCCGCCGGCCTGGCTCCGGCTCGACGACACCGACGCGCCCGAGGTCGACGGCCTCACCGCGGCCGAGCTCGATGCCTACCTGACCTGCGACCTGGGCGGCGTCGGCGTCCGCGAGTACGCGAGTGAAAGCGGTCGCTCACCCGGCACGGTGGGCAACCTCCTTCGGCGAGCCCGCGAGAAACAGGGTGGTCGCCAGTGA
- a CDS encoding helix-turn-helix domain-containing protein: protein MSVIIELQVPGEEFTLGRLLRSEEAPRIEFETTVPTSEEPVPVFWLESEATAAFEARVEAHNAVEQLIPIDEFPNRTLYALDWNAGENCLLASLTAQDAQLLAAARTDDVWDLEVRFPSHDALSAFESDAEANGIAFSVQRLYNPTSPDDNQSYGLTDVQREALELAIARGYYAIPREVTTIELGEELGISDQAVTERLRRAIVTLVSNTLMTTDE from the coding sequence ATGAGTGTCATTATCGAACTGCAGGTGCCGGGTGAGGAGTTCACCCTGGGACGCCTCCTCCGCTCCGAAGAGGCCCCCCGCATCGAGTTCGAGACGACGGTGCCGACCAGCGAGGAGCCGGTGCCGGTCTTCTGGCTGGAAAGCGAGGCCACCGCGGCGTTCGAGGCCAGGGTCGAGGCCCATAACGCGGTGGAGCAGCTCATCCCGATCGACGAGTTCCCCAACCGGACGCTGTATGCGCTGGACTGGAACGCCGGCGAGAACTGCCTGCTGGCGAGTCTCACCGCGCAGGACGCCCAACTCCTGGCCGCCGCCCGGACCGACGACGTCTGGGACCTCGAAGTCCGGTTCCCCAGTCACGATGCGCTTTCGGCGTTCGAGAGCGACGCGGAGGCGAACGGCATCGCCTTCTCGGTCCAGCGTCTCTACAACCCGACCAGCCCCGATGACAACCAATCCTACGGGCTGACAGACGTCCAACGCGAGGCGCTGGAACTCGCGATCGCCCGTGGCTACTACGCCATCCCACGCGAGGTCACGACCATCGAGCTCGGGGAGGAACTGGGCATTTCCGACCAGGCGGTCACTGAGCGCCTCCGGCGAGCCATCGTCACACTGGTCTCGAACACCCTGATGACCACGGACGAGTGA
- a CDS encoding type IV pilin encodes MRLKALLADDENAVSPVIGVILMVAITVILAAVIASFVLGLGPGGAAPTVNFDSEFDSGGPDSGGLTVSVTGGDSVPVDQLSFSGDVANVYGSGGSAISGTQWPANNATGSSEGETAISAGDEVTVGVDTTPYEVNVVWSSDDGGTTQTLTTFNGE; translated from the coding sequence ATGCGCCTGAAAGCACTCCTGGCGGACGACGAAAACGCGGTGTCGCCGGTCATCGGCGTCATCCTCATGGTCGCCATAACAGTGATCTTGGCGGCCGTGATCGCATCCTTCGTGCTCGGGCTCGGCCCGGGCGGAGCTGCACCGACCGTGAACTTCGATAGTGAATTCGACAGCGGTGGCCCCGATTCTGGTGGACTCACTGTGAGTGTGACGGGTGGAGATTCTGTGCCAGTTGACCAATTATCGTTTAGTGGCGATGTGGCAAACGTGTACGGGTCTGGCGGCTCTGCCATCAGCGGCACACAGTGGCCAGCAAATAACGCCACCGGTTCTTCAGAGGGTGAGACTGCCATTTCAGCCGGTGACGAGGTGACGGTCGGTGTCGACACCACGCCGTACGAAGTCAACGTCGTCTGGTCATCGGATGATGGTGGTACGACGCAGACACTGACCACCTTCAACGGCGAATAG
- a CDS encoding type IV pilin translates to MELIQTLRATVSGDDDRGVSPVIGVILMVAITVILAAVIATFVLGLGEQVSQTSPQINVDWNQSTDNLGNTPSTYSVGATHDGGATVNGGNINISASDATNINPKVGAESEVQSGELFAVANGLADGDNVRLIWESDDGGTTATLSDYTVDG, encoded by the coding sequence ATGGAACTCATACAGACACTCCGCGCGACGGTATCGGGCGACGACGACCGGGGGGTTTCGCCGGTCATCGGCGTGATCCTCATGGTCGCCATAACAGTCATTCTGGCAGCGGTCATCGCGACCTTCGTCCTGGGGCTGGGCGAGCAGGTAAGCCAGACATCGCCACAAATTAACGTCGACTGGAACCAGAGTACTGACAATCTTGGAAATACGCCCTCGACATACTCTGTCGGAGCGACCCACGACGGTGGGGCAACTGTCAATGGCGGTAACATCAATATCTCAGCCTCTGATGCGACGAACATTAATCCCAAAGTCGGCGCAGAATCAGAAGTACAGTCAGGGGAACTATTCGCGGTTGCAAACGGCCTGGCAGATGGTGACAACGTTCGCCTCATCTGGGAGTCTGATGACGGCGGCACGACGGCCACGCTGAGCGACTACACTGTCGACGGCTAA
- a CDS encoding recombinase family protein yields MGVTACYCRVSTDDQNLDRQIERTAEYATDRLGADLADIRRYQDKSTGTDVDRSGYQEMMADAEASELRAVVVLSVSRICRSIADLQRTAERLEGAGVELHIISEGLTLRPEEDDPYQTALFQLLGVFAELEANMAQQRTKEGLAARMDQAEYHHGPAPLGFEKDDGRLVEADDYHNVVATIEMVQKGELSKRKAAQRLGSSRATINRAVDRTDLYGL; encoded by the coding sequence ATGGGTGTCACAGCCTGCTACTGCCGGGTGAGTACCGACGACCAGAACCTCGACCGGCAGATCGAGCGTACGGCCGAGTACGCCACCGATCGACTGGGAGCGGACCTGGCCGACATCCGACGCTACCAGGACAAGAGCACCGGGACCGACGTGGACCGCTCGGGGTACCAGGAGATGATGGCCGACGCCGAGGCCAGCGAGCTGCGCGCTGTAGTCGTGCTGAGCGTGTCGCGCATCTGCCGGTCCATCGCCGACCTGCAACGGACCGCCGAGCGCCTGGAGGGCGCTGGCGTCGAGCTGCACATCATCAGCGAGGGCCTGACGCTGCGGCCCGAGGAAGACGACCCGTACCAGACCGCGCTGTTCCAACTGCTTGGCGTGTTCGCGGAACTGGAGGCGAACATGGCCCAGCAGCGGACGAAAGAAGGGCTGGCGGCGCGGATGGACCAGGCAGAGTACCACCACGGCCCCGCGCCGCTGGGATTCGAGAAAGACGACGGGCGACTCGTCGAGGCCGACGACTACCACAACGTTGTGGCGACCATAGAGATGGTGCAAAAAGGAGAACTCTCGAAGCGAAAGGCGGCTCAGCGGTTGGGATCTTCACGAGCGACGATCAACCGGGCCGTCGATAGAACCGATCTATACGGACTATGA